One Panulirus ornatus isolate Po-2019 chromosome 16, ASM3632096v1, whole genome shotgun sequence genomic window carries:
- the LOC139753959 gene encoding uncharacterized protein — protein MKVLVLLALVGAACAAALPAEAPAPVTNTEEVAQARAEAPAPVAEEAKEVGQTQADFTTAYAAAVAAAGEVPRATYLDYTKEVADARADFQATYDAAAAKAEAATKTGEDSKISTYSSFQSPIDGRMSPLYTNTFGAYGVYSPLVARAPVFTGANVIAGTPLAAGAPLTYSGLGFPGAFGLRRF, from the exons ATGAAGGTTCTT GTACTTCTTGCTTTGGTGGGCGCCGCCTGCGCCGCCGCCCTTCCCGCTGAGGCTCCAGCCCCCGTGACGAACACTGAGGAAGTGGCGCAAGCCAGAGCAGAGGCTCCAGCTCCAGTGGCAGAAGAAGCTAAGGAAGTAGGGCAGACCCAAGCTGATTTTACGACAGCTTATGCGGCAGCCGtcgctgctgcaggagaggtccCCAGAGCGACTTATCTTGACTACACGAAGGAAGTCGCCGATGCCCGGGCTGACTTCCAGGCTACTTATGACGCCGCGGCCGCTAAAGCTGAGGCCGCTACTAAGACCGGCGAAGACAGTAAGATCTCCACCTACAGCAGTTTCCAGTCTCCCATTGACGGCAGGATGTCTCCGCTCTACACCAACACCTTTGGTGCCTACGGCGTCTACAGCCCCTTGGTTGCTAGAGCCCCAGTGTTTACTGGAGCTAACGTCATCGCTGGAACACCACTGGCTGCCGGAGCTCCTCTGACCTACAGCGGACTTGGCTTCCCCGGTGCATTTGGACTCCGCCGTTTCTAA
- the LOC139754109 gene encoding uncharacterized protein, giving the protein MENQNDFFSSFEPERIFIRALERVESKCTGETNATVGQRSCSGNGGVDSVGAEGVGVEGRHPAVDGGEVTAVGGEPTVQVDVGGTSALTADADMKVLVLLALLGVACAVPVQDTQEVAAAKAEHQAAYNAAAARAEAAPDIDLDGRLSAYSGYLSAIDGRMSPLYTNTFGAYGINAPIPAAAPLTYSGIGLPGAFGLHPF; this is encoded by the exons ATGGAAAATCAAAAtgatttcttctcttcttttgaaCCTGAGAGGATATTCATAAGGGCTTTAGAAAGGGTGGAGTCCAAATGCACCGGGGAAACCAATGCCACTGTAGGTCAGAGGAGCTGCAGCGGGAATGGGGGCGTTGATTCCGTAGGCGCCGAAGGTGTTGGTGTAGAGGGGAGACATCCTGCCGTCGATGGTGGAGAGGTAACCGCTGTAGGCGGAGAGCCTACCGTCCAGGTCGATGTCGGGGG TACTTCAGCTCTCACAGCCGACGCAGACATGAAGGTTCTC GTGCTTCTTGCTTTGTTGGGCGTCGCCTGCGCCGTCCCCGTTCAGGACACCCAGGAGGTCGCTGCTGCCAAAGCTGAGCACCAGGCTGCTTATAATGCCGCTGCTGCCAGAGCTGAAGCCGCCCCCGACATCGACCTGGACGGTAGGCTCTCCGCCTACAGCGGTTACCTCTCCGCCATCGACGGCAGGATGTCTCCCCTCTACACCAACACCTTCGGCGCCTACGGAATCAATGCTCCCATTCCCGCTGCAGCTCCTCTGACCTACAGTGGCATTGGTCTCCCCGGTGCATTTGGACTCCACCCTTTCTAA
- the LOC139754111 gene encoding uncharacterized protein, giving the protein MKVLVLLALVGAACAAALPAEAPAPETQANEVVQTQADFTTAYAAAAAAGNEVPKATYLDYTKEVADARADFQAAYEAAAAKAEAAPDTDLDGKLSTYSGFLSTIDGRMSPLYTNNFGAYGIHAPVLARAPVFTGANVIAGAPLAAGAPLTYSGLGFPGAFGLHGF; this is encoded by the exons ATGAAGGTTCTC GTACTTCTTGCTTTGGTGGGCGCCGCCTGCGCCGCCGCCCTTCCTGCTGAGGCTCCAGCACCAGAGACACAAGCTAATGAAGTGGTGCAGACCCAAGCTGATTTTACGACAGCTTATGCGGCGGCCGCTGCCGCTGGCAACGAGGTCCCCAAGGCTACTTATCTCGACTACACCAAGGAAGTCGCCGACGCCAGGGCTGACTTCCAGGCTGCTTATGAAGCCGCTGCCGCAAAAGCTGAGGCCGCCCCCGACACCGACCTGGATGGTAAGCTCTCCACCTACAGCGGTTTCCTCTCCACCATCGACGGCAGGATGTCTCCTCTCTACACCAACAACTTTGGTGCCTACGGTATCCATGCCCCCGTGCTTGCTAGAGCCCCAGTGTTTACTGGAGCTAACGTAATCGCTGGAGCACCACTGGCTGCCGGAGCTCCTCTGACCTACAGCGGACTTGGCTTCCCCGGTGCATTTGGACTCCACGGATTCTAA